A segment of the Dunckerocampus dactyliophorus isolate RoL2022-P2 chromosome 19, RoL_Ddac_1.1, whole genome shotgun sequence genome:
acattaaagCTTTAGTTTGTTGTCAACCTAATCTTCGAAAAATCACAActgaatttgttgttttgtttatttctcataatattacgactttttcaaGTCTTTCAAAagtctttaacatttcaactctatgctataaAATGAGGttgttttcctcatagtattagaGGAgagattactattgcaacagcACATTATCAGTAGGGTAAACCTACCCTGTCTCACAGTCTAAAGCCAGCTCACCTTCCCTCTTAGTGGCTGAACCGTCCGAGGCTGGGTGACGTCTGCTTCACATGCATAGGAAGAGCCGACGTGGAACTCGacgtctgtactcatactgaaaatcaagatcaagtgAGCTTGTGCCCTTCAATTTTACGAGAGCAATGTTATTCTCGAAAAATGAGgaccttttcttgttagattacaacttttttctcttaatattttgactttgttcttgtaaaattactgctgatttttttgttgggttttctgttaaattatatttttagaatgcgccacgggccaataaacaaACAGCCGCCCCTGGCCTGAAGCTGATTAGAGACCCCGGCCCTCTGCAACTATGAGACTGGGCGGTTCGAAAGAGGCgtttaattggagcatttactgtatgtcatgtAAGTAACGCAAATGTATGCGTTATAAGCCACGTTTTCCACTAGTGTTGTTGACTGTTCACTTAACGCTGTCGTTTTAAGAACACGTTCACGTTGAGACCTGTTTCTGCACATGATCCAGAATCATGTAACCAATCGTCCAATTCGCCACTGCGGCGAAAGCATTATTCTGTGTTTTCGTGCGATTGCTACAAAGAAAACGGAGTCAAAACGAGCAGAGCAAAAAGAGAACTTCAATGTCCACAAAGCCATGTAGAAGCAAGAACCCGAAGTGCTGGCTTGACAGCGAAAGACTTAGAGTACAAGATTCACTGCTGTTTGAAAAGCAGAATGTAGACATGTAAATAGCAAAAGACAAGCGCAGCCATCAGAGGGACCCTGGATTGACTCACCTACACATTCCTGTGCACCACAACAGCAGACGCAACAACGCAGCCAAGCGCTCTCCCACACTGAGAGCTCTTTGTCTGCCAGTTGGCTGCAGCCAAACCACCGGAGGCTCTGCCAACCGCGTATGTAAACACCGGAACAAACGAGGCTTTCCATCGCTGCTACCTTGAGCTTTATCTGTCGCTAAATCAGAtttgaaaatacaaaaagaagacagACTGTAGCACATTTACAACCAGGGCCTCCTCAATTAAGCTGATGTGATTACCTTGAGCAGAGCACACTGTGGAATAACCTCACATTATGGCCGCATAGCAGAGGGTGCAAGTTGCACTATGAGGGAAAACAAATATCACTCCCTGAATAACAAGCAAGCACGTGTCTTCATTTACGGCTGCTAAAGTCCGTATGGATTTTCCATAAAGCCTCTGTGGCTTTGATGCAGATGGCCATTTCCTGGCCTTTCAGATACGTGCAGATATATGAAGCCGACTGGGCCCGAGGCAGGTCAGGAGAGCATCAATAATTCATATAGCGGGTAAGAACCTATTCAAGCAGGGGGCGGTCACGTGCGTGCACAACCTAATCAGCCTCCGCTGCAAGCCAAAGAACACCTGCTCCACCAAGTCATTGCTTTTCATATTTCAACCTCCATTTATTTGAACCAAATCAAGGAAACAAGAGATCAGGGTAAAGAACCACTCAAacggaaatacaaaaataaagggaCTTGATGtcggaatacatttttttcacacatCCACTGCCGTGGAGCAGGATGGCTGTGAGATGACAATACTGTCGTTTTATGGCGTTTAAAAGTCGGCTAGCTTTGAACGAGCCAAATGcttctcttttcttcttcttcttcttggtctGTGTTATTTAGGCAGCGATGGAACCATCGGTCACTCAGAGCTCTCTGCATGGGAACTCTTAAAGCtaacagtaaaaaaatagaACCTTCCAGAGAATCTCCCAAATTCCACCAAGCGGAAATGAAGCCATGAGAGAGAGGGGAAATTGGGGGGTAGGGGGCATTTTGGGAGGGCTGTGTTGAAAAGGGGCGTTGTCTTGTTTACATGAATCCATCTGCTATAGGAGATTCCACAACAGCACAGCATCAGCGGTCTTTGAACGCATCACAGAGGGTCCAAACAGTCCAGAACCAACAGGTGTTTGTGCTTGAGAGAAGAGATGGTGGGCGGTGGTGGTGTAGGAGGAAGAGGGGGTGATATCAAACGGAATCCCTGATCACTCCTTGCCCCCGTTAACCAGGGAGAGCTCTTTGAGGATTCCACTGGCGTCCACTCGTCGCCTCTCCCGGATCATGTCCTCCAGGCTGCGAAAGACCAACGTGTGCACCTCGCTGCCTGACAGGTGCACCTTGAGGAAGTACTGCTGCTCGGCAGAGTGCGCCTCCCCCCCGGCCTTGAACTCCCTCTTGCCGAAGCGGCACCAGGCGGCGAAACTTTCCGAGTTGGTCCAGCAAATCTCCTCGCTGCGCAAGCCGACGTGGCCCGCCGCGTTTTGCACCACCAGGTCGGCGGGGAGCGGTCGGTACCGGTAGCGGCTGTTGGCTATCCTGCCGTGGCGGCCGCCGCACACGTCAAGCAGGTCGTCCCTGCGGATCTCGCCCTTGTGCAGGTGGATGACCCAGCCGTCGTGCTCGCAGACGGCCCAGTGCGGGGGCTGCGCGGCGGCCACCAGCTCCAGCACGTCGCCCGGCTTGCACATGGCCAGCAAAGTTGGCGCCGCGTACACGTCTAGGTCCTCGTTCTCCCGGAGTTTGGAGAAGATGCATTCCTGTGCGCAGAACGCCGAGTACTCCACCTCGCTCACCGCGAACGGCCCCCCGCCCTCCacatccacctcctcctcctccgccggGCTGTGGTCCTTGCTGAAGCCGCAGTCGGATGGTGTGCGGTCgtccaccacctcctcctcctcgtcggAGAAGAAGTAGGCGACACCGACGCGAAGCTCGTCCTTCTCCAGCCCGGACGGATCCCCCGTGGGCAGTTCGCTGTAGTTGAGGTGGGTGATCCGGTCCAGTTGGTTTCCCATCAAGGACCCGGCAAGGCACAGGCATGGACTGCAGTGTCTGGAAGGAAGAGAAAGAGGCGTCATTAAACGCACCATTTTTACGCACGTTAGCTGCGTCACCTTTGTGGTCCAAAAATAGCCCACTACAAGCAGCAAACACTCACTAGTAAACAAAGAGTGCAAAGTGTGCACAAACACGCGTGCTTTGCGCACAAAGAAGCAGGAAGTGGCCAAAAAAGAGAATACCTGTGCGCTCCCAGGGCAGATTGTTAAATATCCTTCCTGTCCATGGGGGCGTCCGGCGGCGCGCTGCCTCCCCCCTTGTTTCTGCAACCACTCGTCTCTCCCCTCACTCTCTGAACTACGCACGAGCACTGCGGCTGTAGTGCAAGCCAacacttctcctcctcctccgtctgGACCATTTAAGGAGCCGAAAACAGCCACGCCCACTCTCGCCTTCGCACCGCCTCCTGCTCCTGGTTCTAGTGGACTGGGCTTTGCCGGCTCAGCCAATGAGAAACCTCGTTGAAAACGCCACTCAAGGAGAGTAACCAATGAGCAGCGTGGAGGGTCCGTCGTGTAGCAATAGGCGGCTGTTACCGTGGTGGCTTTTGTGGTCACATTGCTGTGGAACGCTTACGACATGAGGTCACATGCAACATACATGTctagaaataacaccccctcGCAAGCTACCCTATGGTATttatcagggatgtccaaagtgtggccctggggccatttttggctcacagctttttttgttggcccttgGCCTATTGTAAAAATCCAAACACATCCACTATTCATGAGCTATGTTATGAGACACTACACTGATTTGCTTTGGcgcctgtaacacaaagctaaggtgTGTTCAGACAGCCTAGCATAAATTGTCATTGGATGGGTTTTAGCATTTTCAATATATGATttaaatttttctgtatgcgtttggacacccttggtgtataccaggggtgggcaaactttgtGACTCGCGGACCACATTGGGTGAAAAGATGTAGCCGAGGGGCCGTCCATGTATGGGTGGTCATCAAAGAGAATGACCTACTTACGGtgcaatgaaagaaaaacacatccgCAGCAAGTTAACACTTTACATAAATCAACTGCTACTAATACGtgggtgaaaaacaacagcTAGGCGCTAAACATAACCTATTACTTGAATTGTTATGCAACAGTAATGCAAGACATGCTGGGCAGTCCAGCGGCAACAACAGTATGAGCTGTGGAcgataaaacattggatatcaagagtaCGTTAACTCCTCCTCATTTACTTCcctgacgacctcctcaacatattatgcaatcaagcaaaaatgcgccAAACACATCAAAATGCTGagagagtaccacaagctactcagcatgccttgtggcagcactatgtgggtgttattttggcatgggtattttgcatagatatttgtttgtatgcccacatggtgcagtaggtaggttatgTTGGGCGTCACGTGTGCattgacgtgttgtgttgtttggatcaTCTTTTTGTATAAGCTACAGATGACATCTCGGGGGCCTGATGTGGCCTGCGAGCTGCAGTTTGCTCACTGCAGGTGTGTACCATTATGTACCACATATACTGCAGGTGTGTACTGTTATGTACCACATATACTGCAGGTGTGTACCATTATGTACCACACATACTGCAGGTGTGTACCGTTATGTACCACATATACTGCAGGTGTGTACCATTATGTACCACACATACTGCAGGTGTGTACCGTTATGTACCACATATACTGCAGGTGTGTACCATTATGTACCACACATACTGCAGGTGTGTACCGTTATGTACCACATATACTGCAGGTGTGTACCATTATGTACCACACATACTGCAGGTGTGTACCGTTATGTACCACATATACTGCAGGTGTGTACCATTATGTACCACATATACTGCAAGTGTGTACCGTTATGTACCACATATACTGCAGGTGTGTACCGTTATGTACCACACATACTGCAGGTGTGTACCGTTATGTACCACATATACTGCAGGTGTGTACCGTTATGTACCACACATACTGCAGGTGTGTACCGTTATGTACCACATATACTGCATGTGTGTACCGTTATGTACCACACATACTGCAGGTGTGTACCGTTATGTACCACACATACTGCAGGTGTGTACCGTTATGTACCACACATACTGCAGGTGTGTACCGTTATGTACCACACATACTGCAGGTGTGTACTGTTATGTACCACACATACTGCACCGTCATCATTCTAGTGTTCACATTGACTAATGCACCTTTTATTGCATCATATTTGTCACAGGTACACGAGTCCAAGGATGCTCTTGTTGAACACACAGCACAAAATGACCAAACACCCAAAAATCTTGTTAGTTCCAATCTAACATTTTAGTGCAATGATTTGTGAATGTAGAATGAGAAGCTGTCCTATCCACACCAAGTTCAATCTATATCTGATCCAGATTTGGCAGTTTTAAAGTGTAAATGCCTGCACCTTTCCATGCCcttttgtggcgccccctatgggttgtggtcaaaatacactggaagacatgctagcatacgtgTAATACCGGCACCCAACGTATGCTAAATGACTTCTGGTCTGTGTGCCCCTCCATTGCCTGCTAAGaggttttgcttgatggcagctgTGTTTTTCAAGCAATCTTGCTCAAagtttacacacatgtgcttgtaaGTTCCCTAAAGGCATGTGCCTAATTTGGCAGTGATTCTGCAACGCACGCTGTAGAGGTCATTTCTTCTCTTCAGCCTTTCCTTCtggtattttgtatttgtatagtactttatttgtCCCACGCggggaaattgacttgttacagcagcaagcaagatacgcaagtaaagaatacatagtgactacaacatggttcaggtggtgcaggtgttgtagagcctgacagcggttggtatgaaggacctgcagaacctctccttcttacaccgtgggtgtaacagtctgctgctgaaggagctgctaagggaacccacagtgtcatgtagggggtgagaggtgttgtccatgatggatgtcagcttagccaacatccttctatcccccacttcctccattcTGGTTCTTCTTTCCACGTTGCTCTCGGACAAATAGTCAATGATCACTCCGTCTTGTTCCACATGACAGGTTACACTTATGGGTTTGGTTTTCCTTTGTTCACTGATATTTCCTTTTGTCCTtattgtgctcttattttggtatgtccatttcctgttttgcaCAACTTTGAGTTCTCTTGACCTTGTTCAGAGGCAGCTCCTGGTCTCAGCTGTTCCTTGTTAGCAATCAGCAGGCTTCTTCAGCACAGCATTGTCACTGGACCAGCACGTCTGTGGGGGCTTGTTGGAAGTGAGGTCAATGGTGAGTCTGTACTGCCGTTCTTACTTCTACTTTGCTCTGGACTTTTGTATTTTAGACTTTGTGTCAGCCTCGGTGAGCCGTGCCGCTCTTCATGAGCTCAGTTTTGGACAATAAAGACCTTTTTTGACTACACCAGCTGACATGTCTTTGCATCATGGGGTAGCGCTGCAACAAATAatagcaaaacacaacacacacaatggaaaaggttttcaaattgtattaaagacataaaagtaatatatttgcttacagcgctggactctgtTACCAATGAGAAAGATGGAAGAAGAGCCCACATTGAGAGCACACAGTCAGCAGTTGCCGCACCCCCCTACACAGTCATGTTAAGCTTAAGCGTCTGGAAAGGGAAAgctaagcttgtgtgagtgagaacagtccatctattgtgtgtctctcagtattttttttccccctcggtGGTATGTAAGTGTTGTGCAAGTTTGATTGTGCTAAGTGGGTGTGTTGTGGAGGCCTCTAtgactgacaatgcactgagctattagactggATGTGGACATGTCATCATAATATCTGTTTGTGTAGAGTGCACTGagttgtgtgagaaatttcaagtcagccCCATGTATGGGGTGTAACAGCAGCTGTTGTTTTCCtccttttgtgtgcagaggTTCAGGAGTAGGAGCCCACACACTAAAATTCATAGTCatgttaaaatttaaaaaaaaaaaaaaaaaagctcacccCAGGCATTGATTTTACAGGTGACAAATGTTCCAGCCTTGGGGGGGTCTATGGTTCCTCATGCCTGACCACATGACTATATGTGCACCTGTTTTGTTTTCactcatctgtgtgtgtgtgtgtgtgtgctggagtCTAAAGGGAGGggctggaagtgtgtgtgtgtgtgtgatgcaagCAAAACAAAGGAGCCCGGGGGGAGATTATTACTTACTCCATAATACTTTAGCTTGAATTGATGTTGTGCCTCGCAACTAAGTCTTGACTAAAAATTGAAATGCATATGAAATTCCGGCCACATGCATAATGTATGGTGCTCTTTGGTGTTGTGTCATCTCCAAGACTCCCTCATTTCATCTCCACTGCCCTGTAGCAGATGCCTATCGAGACATGTTCTCTCTTTACCTCCTCATCACAAATCTGTTCATTTCTCTCTCAGCATCCACAGGGCTCCTGAGCATCTCTCCCAGATGGTGGAAGATAGCCGCTCCCCGTTTGCCGACATGTAACAGTCCCAGCTCTTTGTCTCCAGCTGTGACAGGCAGAGAGGATGGCAGCTATTCGCTAGGTGAGATATTAttgtgcgcacgcacacacacacagtacagcaCAATAGCATCCACTCAGCTGCAGGCTTGTGTGTCCCTCCTGTGTTTACACTTGCCActgagagcgtggaggaggcGGTGGCGGCAGTGGTGTGCGCCCATCTGAGTGAATAGTTGTTCATTAATGTGCAGTAGAGCTGCAAGCAGACTGTTTGTCCGTGTAGATGAAGCTACACCCAATAGAGGAAAGGCAATGCACTCAGAGGCCGCACCTGCATCACGTATGGAGAGCCAATACTCATGtagctaaacaaaataataGACAGCTCTCGGCGTGATGTACAGCACAATAATTAACATCGTAGCTGTCCTCATCGTATAAATGCAGCTGCTGCAATAACAAGCCCCCCCCCAATTTGATGCATCAAGATTCCTTAATTATTGACTAGCTCATGCAGTGTCGCACAGATGGAAGGGACTGACTAACACACTTTATATGGTTGACAACACACGTGTGCAAGTGCATTCCACAGCATGTCTTGGTgtaaaggtgaaaaagcatgCTAGCACCTGTTTTGGATTTAACAAAGGGTAAAGGTGACACTAAATCCCAATAGGAAACTTCATCAGTTACAGGATCCACTATCACCTTCATCAGATGACAAAAATctgtgcctcacctgcctcatgccactagccaaaggcaacgctacatattggagctgccgccactgctgctgtgtttttgttttaatgctaggtgtagcgttcctttctatgttgctatgtgacatcatcaatgcacccaggaaggaagttccgctcatgcttaaaatggccaaaatattgtaagtattccatgttatcatgaatgtgcctggtGCTACATGCTCACAGGAAAACCATACAACccatttggaggtgttttaatagcagggcTTTCTAAggagaataggtgtgtcccagtaCGTGCATTCAttggctgcctctttttagctgtttttagatctttataacacagaaaagagacgtgTGTTTGTTTCACttaagggttgtggatgataAACACTTGGTGGCACTACCTGCAAGATTACACATACTGGGcggggtgagcaaatcaagcgcttcttcttttcctcctgcctgtgacgttaacagccTGTTGTAAGTTCCTCTGAGTTCACTCGtgaacaaacattcactgttcCAGAGGCATTTCACGTGCTAGTTGTAACAAAGGGGAAAAACCCAtccagcacacaaaaaaccttatcagccacctgaaacgccacatCGCTACCATGCCTGGGCCCGCgacgtttgaaaagtgcaaaaggtttgccagaaaactctgtggcgtcacaccggctgctcagagTGTGTGCCCgagtacagtgcaccttgctgggccacagcaggtggctcctccccctctatactctggttgttCTGGTAGTAGTGATGGGGTAGTACTCatgtcatatttcattaggactaatcaacaagtacagttggtcaaat
Coding sequences within it:
- the lratd1 gene encoding protein LRATD1, whose amino-acid sequence is MGNQLDRITHLNYSELPTGDPSGLEKDELRVGVAYFFSDEEEEVVDDRTPSDCGFSKDHSPAEEEEVDVEGGGPFAVSEVEYSAFCAQECIFSKLRENEDLDVYAAPTLLAMCKPGDVLELVAAAQPPHWAVCEHDGWVIHLHKGEIRRDDLLDVCGGRHGRIANSRYRYRPLPADLVVQNAAGHVGLRSEEICWTNSESFAAWCRFGKREFKAGGEAHSAEQQYFLKVHLSGSEVHTLVFRSLEDMIRERRRVDASGILKELSLVNGGKE